A genomic region of Oceanispirochaeta sp. contains the following coding sequences:
- a CDS encoding ABC transporter ATP-binding protein — protein MLKIRNLEAGYDKLKVLKGISLHVNPGEIVTIIGANGAGKTTLLNTIASLVKPSAGVILLKGNDVSGAPSDRIVKTGCSLCPEGRQLFPTMTVKENLVLGAYTFYNRREGRQAAENLNEIYSLFPVLEERKNQLAGTLSGGEQQMVAIGRALMSRPDLLMMDEPSMGLAPLIVKSIFKVVEELRSKGKTILIVEQNAKAVLEIADRGYVMETGTLVMEGTAANLLDNNDVKRAYLGRDYKEFTDS, from the coding sequence ATGCTTAAGATACGAAATCTGGAAGCCGGTTATGATAAACTGAAGGTCCTTAAAGGCATCAGTCTTCATGTGAATCCCGGTGAGATCGTGACCATCATCGGTGCGAACGGTGCAGGTAAAACTACGCTGCTCAACACGATCGCCTCCCTGGTTAAGCCCTCGGCGGGAGTCATCCTGCTGAAAGGCAATGATGTAAGCGGGGCTCCAAGCGATCGTATTGTGAAAACCGGCTGTTCCCTGTGTCCCGAAGGGCGGCAGCTGTTTCCGACAATGACTGTCAAAGAAAATCTGGTACTGGGAGCCTATACTTTTTATAATAGAAGGGAAGGCCGGCAGGCTGCGGAGAATCTGAATGAGATCTACTCCCTCTTCCCTGTGCTCGAGGAAAGGAAGAATCAGCTGGCCGGGACTCTCTCCGGTGGAGAACAGCAGATGGTGGCCATTGGCCGGGCTCTGATGTCCCGGCCGGATCTGCTCATGATGGATGAACCCTCCATGGGGCTGGCTCCCCTTATCGTGAAGAGTATTTTCAAGGTTGTGGAGGAACTCCGCAGTAAGGGAAAAACAATCCTGATTGTGGAGCAGAATGCCAAGGCTGTTCTGGAAATTGCCGACAGGGGTTATGTCATGGAAACGGGAACCCTCGTGATGGAAGGAACTGCCGCTAATCTGTTGGATAACAACGATGTCAAACGGGCCTATCTGGGCCGGGACTATAAAGAGTTTACCGATTCATAA